ACAAGCCTGCTATGCACAAAAAAGAGGACGTTGACCAACGATTAGAAATTTCTTGAACTCCCACTTACACAACCTTAATCTAAAACAACCACTTGGGTCGTCTCTCTCTCCCTGGCCAAGATGTGAAACTTTCCCTAGTTCCACACCCTTCCTAACTTCCAGAAATTCGGATCGatccttgtcacacccccgaaccaaatggcagaaacgtctgggggctcatgtgactaacaattgagtaatcattacaatgaatatacatgaaacataacacattcatcaccaacattacacAATACAACCAACAttattcacatcaagtacattattaaattatatatgttCTAATTGTTCAAAGTAAAATAAGTGATGTTACATAAACAAAACCATACACACTTGCATATCTTCCAgcttaacgattacctgagaatacaagttattttgaaaacggtcaacatatataatgttggtgagttcataagtatatttgaGTAAAAGTCTTTTTATCTTtcgtaaaaacccagaaaatccgatattttctgtaacatgttttgaaaataatGTGAAAATCGAGTAcaaatgcatgtgtgaatttaATGGATGAAACTTGTAAGAGTGTAGTATAGATTCATTGTATTTCTAATAAATGATAATTGTAAATAATTtcccccagaaaatccgatattttctgttttaTTATAACATCTAAATTCTTGTATCGTTAAATAAGTCATTTTGAATTAACACAATTAAAGAGTTTATCTTCAAAAGGTTAATCTTTTGGTATCGAATCTCTatatgagtcgttataaccatacatgataatgactaggtcgTCCGTCTTGGTATTTTTCCAAATGTCGGTCTTGCTAAGGAtgttgtcgccctagactggcctagtctagctgtagcgaacagctaaggcgtggggggtcaccccgtatagatctatacacaaactcttgcTTTCCTACTATgaaactctgattataactacaggctatgaCTGTACACTCAATGGTGCCAACCGacaagtctcactagattctTAACCTCTTTTTGTATTATGTTCAATGTTTACATATTTGTGAGATGTTTTTGTATTCGAAGGGTACTTGAATAAGTTTATGGATTTTAATGATTACATAAAGGTATCGTTACAGCTTACTAACATAAGAAATTTCCATTCCAAGCCCTATTAGTATGTAATTTggtcacaaaggcccaatcaCATGCAAAAGGATAATTTAGGCACAATAGGCACGTAAATGGGCCACAAAAACGCAATAACATGTAACCCAATACTTAGGCCCAAATTAACCTGTAAATGGGCCACAAGACCCAATAAACCTGTCATGGAAAACATTGGGCTCAATACACACTTAATTGAGCCCTTAGGGCCCAATGGCCAAGAAATGTGAATATTGGCCCAATAAATAGATTTTTATGTAATTCGTTCGTTCTTTTGATTCGGTTGTTTGTTTTAGTTTGAGGCTTAATAGATTGATGATAAAAGGCtttcattttgtaaaaatgacatatTTGGCCAATAATACTCAAATCTTTAATTAAGGcacaaagttttgtaaaaatgacactttagtccataatttataaaaGCTTGCAATTTTGTCCCAAATGTCGGTAAATTTACAGTTTTGACCCAAAATGTTATATTTTCACATTTAAAACCCTGTTTCAAAGAAAATTACATCTTCAACCCCTTCTTGGTAAAACTTTACATTTTCGACCCGGTTTtggaaaactttacatttttggtccaatttgaaaataaatgatattttcacttctaaatttggtttatttacatttatgactcaaaatttttccaaaataacattttaaaccttAGACTTCATTTTTTTTGCAAATTGGGCCCAAAGGCTGTGAGGCCCAAAAATTTGGCCCAATAAGCTTAAATTTGCATTTTTGACCCTTGTAAAAGTATGTTTagcataaaaatacatttttatacatgtaggACCTGTTTGGCCccctttaaaacaaaattttcactttttacccttatcttttgttttcttgataatTTTGACCTTTAATAAGATTTTTGTTGAATTCTTTTGCATCTTAAACATATGTTCTTCTTTGGCTTggtaatatgatatatatatatatatatatatatatatatatatatatagtgttgtaATTCTTAGATCTTTGCTACGTAATACTTAAAATTTCGAGATTCACTAAGATCTAACACATTTTAGCCAAATAAACTACGAATTCACAcaaaacatgcatataacacatagatctacatattttacttgtattctcctctaaaaatcatatgaaacccgaaaacaagggggtatgaacttacctttgctttgatgtttcggttttgaagaagaaatgaagaagatttTGGTCCTAGAAACACCTTGAAGTAGATCTCGAACTTAAGAAgatttctaggagtatgatcaccaaaaactTTGTTTAAAAGAGTGATCTATCATGAAGATGGAGTTATAAAACTTGAGTGTGTAAAGACTTACCAAGAATgatgattatcttgtgaaaatCCTCTTGAAACCTAAGCTAAATCTTGAGAATTTTGGAGGAAGAAGATGGATGATCTTAGAGAGAATGGAGAGAatttggtggagtgtgtgtgtgtgttgcatTCGGTcgagaagaagaagagatgggagagagagagagagagagagagagagagatgaagtgACTAGTATGGATAAATGTTGGTCTTTGCATGGTTATATGGTGTATAAAATGGAGGTGACATTCCAaagtcacccccccccccctttaatctcttattttcctttttttatacatgggccgagattttgggtcAAGAAGAAAGAGTTGGAGTAGCTTGGGCCCATTAACTTTAGTTAGGATATTTGGATCCTAAACATAAAAATTATCGGCCTATTGGGCACTTGGAAGCATTCACGGCCCAATTAGGATAAAAGAATGGGCTTATGGCTTACTAATggttaattggattagttatggcccaataaggcccattagggttagaatgaatcattctagacccaaatggtccaaaatgttttaGATTTATGAATTGGGTCCAATTTGGATCCAATTAGGGCTTCTAAGTCCAATGAGGTTGAAGTAggtgcttattggtccattaggcccaataaggaactcctagtccaatatggacttaaaccgggattcttagggtttttaaACTCTTTGATGAACATGAATGGTGAATCTAGATGTACATTGAGTGAGATTTACTTAGAATATAAGTTTTACAATAGTTGAATGGTTACACAGGAACATAattttcctagctaaaatgccagttgtgacaaTCCTCCCCCCACTTGGGTTCGACGAAGCTCTCTCTCACCTCTTAATTATGATGGATCTTTGACCCATCTACCACAAACAGCATGAACCGCCTATAACTTGTACTAATCAATACCATCATTCCATTGCTAGCCAAACTCAAAGATCGCCCAACTCCTGAAACCCTAAAGAATGCTCTTGAAACCTTATGTGATAATCCAAATCACCTCCCATGATACTATACCAATTCCCCGAGTTCTTATGTTGGCGACTAAAAACCACAACCCTTGCCTTAAACAGACGAATCTTCACCCAGTTTCCATTCTCAAAGTACCACTGAACACTAGTACGCTACGCATACAcctatgtacgccccgcgtacctggcTAAACCCTAAAACCACCAAACAtacgaaggccataacttctgaGTTATAAGTCTAtttccaacgaactttatatccacaaaaaggtgacgagaagccctacacttctaccAACTCACCTCCACCTAAGAACTTTCCGaacaaaaacccaaaattcataaaggatCAAGATATCAAATTTAGATTATACCCTTGGGATCCGAAACACAAACGAACACTTTGATCACTTAGACTATAATACCCACATCCAAAAAGGACCAAATCCTTTCTTCCCCAAGGCCCAAAGCCTTATGATGACTGATGACCGGGCCACGACCCTGAACAATGAAACGATTTGAAACCGAGTGCTACAGTCACGACCCGAAAGTAACTATGAAGTGGATCATAGAAAAAAACAAAGTTCTTCGAGCTAGCGGTTGTCAGGATGATCAAAGGGTTACTTATGCCTCTCAAGTATTAAGGGGTCAAGCTCTCATTTGATGGGAGAGAGTATGCCAGACAGTGGGTGATGATGTTGAAGAGACTATGTCTTGGAATGAATTTGTTCAACGGATAAAGGCTAAGTATTGTGATCCTCGTGACATTGAGAAAATGTTTGATGAGTTCTTCGACTTGAAGAAAGGAGATTTAACTGTGAAAGAGTTCTCAGATAGAATATCGTTTATTGGTGATGTTCTTCCAACTAAAAGGGGTTGTATTAGCCGTTTTATACATTACGAAgtgtttttatacatttttaaaggaataaatacttttatacgaataaataacattttatacaatttttttatatgtataaatcatgtttatatatatatatatatatatatatatatatatatatatatatatatatatatatatatataaacatataaaacgtttttaatacaaataaatacatataaaatcgttatacatatataaatatgtttttaaaatgaataaatacataaaaatatatgtatacacacacttttaaaatgagtaaatacgtatgtctataataataataataataataataataataataaacttgcaTATTAGATAATAAATTGATTTTTCAATTCAAAAAAATCCTTTTGGTCTAGTCGTAAAGCTCTTTCGTATGTGAGGAGGAGACCTAGTTCGAAACCCTTTAAACTCAAGCTTTTGTTGTTGTCTTTTTTTCCTTGAAAGTCAACACCCTATAAAATCTTAGCTAGGGAATATGATCGAATCTATTTTCCTTTTTTCCTTGAAAGGCATCATGTTTCTCCTTCCATGTGTAAGATCCGACTCTAGCTTCGCCAATCAGGTAAGTGTTGACCGGCTATCCCTATAAAATCTGGCTAAGGGGTAAAATCGAACCTATTTTTCGGTATCTTTGGTTATTAAGGAACAAAAAAATAGATTTTGAACATAGTCAGCAATAACCCAATTTTAATTAGCTTATTTGGTTGCTCTAATCAAAATGAAATATAGGGGTggtaaagtgtgtgtgtgtgtatatatatatatatatatatatatatatatatatatatatatatatatatggttaggattaaatgtgaatcacaaatattgtgtgaatgtgtgacTAAGTTCTAACCATTAGATTGAAAAAAAGTGAAAGGATATGATCATAGGGTACATGTTATTAAGATAGACTATCATTTACTATATAACAACACTTAATTACTTATAAATGCATTTTATTAAGAGAGAGAAATGAGAAATACATGTATCTTGTGAAAAAAaccaaattaattattaataatcaaatcttAAATATACAAATTAATTTTTATATACGTTTCAATTTCCATTTTAATCATAATAATTCTTAGAGATTTTTTTTATTGGAGATTGCTTTGAACGTTACCAAGAATATAAATCAATTTCCATTCTTACCATTttaattcttgaagaataagtttttattggatattgttttgaacgtttcaagaatataattcTATTTCAATTGTTATCATCCTCCTTCTTGAAGAATATTTCAAAAATTACAAGTTCATAtataatattcttaaagaataagaaATTATATACACTTAGCTAACTAATGTTCTGGAAACATAATATAATATAACAATTTTCTTAGTAATCAAGAAGACCATCAACGAGAATTACAAATGATAGGTCGGTGATTAAGTTCGAGGCTTCAATTTATCAATTTGTAAGAATAACATGTTAAAATCATTTAGAAAAACTTGCCCTAATTGATACAATAAAATGTTTGTTCTACAAGAATTTGAGTATATTGGAAAAATATGATTTATAAGACATCAATAAGAATGAAAGTTATCAAGCTCACTTGTGAACAGAGTACGTTTTTATCTTTGTTAACAATACTTGGTCGTATGGTTGGGTTTATCTGTGGAACTCAAATTAGATGGATGATAATGGTATACACATGCCTAATATATTGGAGTTCaaattaatgataattattaagtttttaaaattataGGATTTAACAGTGTCATATTATTAAGTTTCCAAAATtaaatgattggtctagaattggccatacattcacacaatatttaGATTTTGTatatgaacctatatatatatatatatatatatatatatatatatatatatatatatatatatatatatatatatatatatatatatatatatatatatatatatatatatatatatatatatatatatatgagtctaTTTTGGTGAAACAAAGAGGCGTTGCCATTTTTTGAAATCATTACAACACGCGCAAATTGGCACACCTCCTCGAAGCTACCAGAATCAGTTATTCCGTTGCAAATCTTTCCCAACAAACTAACAGTAACAGACCTTTGTTCCGGACCTCCGAATGGCGGAGACGCCGACGACGGCGTCGGAGATCAACACCGAGATCAGCACTGCGCCGTTACTCACTCAGCAGAGCACACACGAGTCACTGTTTGGAGGAGCTAGAACCTTAACGACACTCTCCATTTTCTTCGGTCTTTTATCTGGGCGTCGTGGAGACTCGTTGAAAGTGCGCGAGAGCGCGGCACAGCAGTTGGAGAACTGGCGAGATGATTGGGGCTACTCGTTGCCGGTTGTTGCTATAGACACGACGTGGAACCTTGCCGTCGTGGTGGTTTCGATAGCTATGCTGTTTTGGACTGCGCGGGAACAGCCGAATATGCCGGTTAGGGCTTGGATCTGCGTTTACGCGCTGCATTGTGTGATGCATGTAGTCCTGGTGTGGTTGGAGTATAGAAGGAGGAATCGGAGGGCAGCGACGGCTAGCAGTGGTTCGAGCGATAGAGATCGAATCAGCTTTGGGAATTCCAGCGGTTCTGATGTAACGAGGTCAGTTTTTAATCCTGAATTTCACTTTTAGTTTGAAATCAGTAAGTTTATCTTGCTTTCCAGAGTATACGTAACTAATGTCTAAGAACACCGTTCGCGTATAACTATCTAAGATATCAAGATTGACTGTTTGAGCAAAGAACAATTCTGAACATTACGTATATGAGAACCAAAGTACAAGATGAAAACGATAAACGTCTTGGAGGAAATATTCAGTTGAACATTCTATCAGAAGACGTCCAAAGCATCAAATCACATCCATGGATGATGTTCTATATACCAATTAGGAAATTTCGTACTCTATAGTAGGGTAGAGAATTCTCTAAGTTGTAAACTGTTTCTAAATTACCATGGAAAGCAATTAGTGTGGCTTATTAACTGCTGTATTACATTTTGGAAATTGCAGTGCTGAGAAAAGATGGGAAACTTTTAATAAGATTTTCCAATATCTGTGGTGGCTGGTTGCCTTCTGTTGGCTGATCCCCAATTTTGAAATGCATAGTGCTCCACATCTGTTCTGGTATGTCTTGAATTAATATAATCTTGTAAGTTTTAACAGAATCCAATGGCTGTTTTtaactttctttctttctctactTCTGTTACGAACAATGGCAGGTTGACTCTGACATTCATGGTTATCGACGTGTTCTTGGCTGCCACTGGTTTTCTTCTTAAGGGGGTGATAACAGGGCTTGCTGTGTCTTTTTGCTTACCTTGCGTCTTGTCCTTTCTTGATTTCATGGGTTGCCAGGTGAAATTTGTTTCTTAAATTtccattttagtttttttttttttcaaataattttgACAGCTATGTTAATTATATTATACACAGGGAGGTGCATC
The genomic region above belongs to Lactuca sativa cultivar Salinas chromosome 4, Lsat_Salinas_v11, whole genome shotgun sequence and contains:
- the LOC111915812 gene encoding E3 ubiquitin protein ligase RIE1; amino-acid sequence: MAETPTTASEINTEISTAPLLTQQSTHESLFGGARTLTTLSIFFGLLSGRRGDSLKVRESAAQQLENWRDDWGYSLPVVAIDTTWNLAVVVVSIAMLFWTAREQPNMPVRAWICVYALHCVMHVVLVWLEYRRRNRRAATASSGSSDRDRISFGNSSGSDVTSAEKRWETFNKIFQYLWWLVAFCWLIPNFEMHSAPHLFWLTLTFMVIDVFLAATGFLLKGVITGLAVSFCLPCVLSFLDFMGCQGGASEAEISVLPKYRFAVHTDNGGRMVPFETNDPDFSRVHVLPIEEEDCCICLYPYEDGTKLHLLPCNHHFHVKCILKWLKITTTCPLCNHTICQRVQH